In the genome of Vicia villosa cultivar HV-30 ecotype Madison, WI linkage group LG7, Vvil1.0, whole genome shotgun sequence, one region contains:
- the LOC131617318 gene encoding uncharacterized protein LOC131617318, producing the protein MEDNDKTKGGGRGIGRGICKGKRGRATTTLSQSINGQPTNTELPHSTFTPHLSPERFKGTTILSQTINRQPTKQSTPNPHVSSEKGRGTTTLSPSIVGQPTNSSTSQRATHSQFQHSTPSPHVSFERGRGTTTLSPSIVGQPTNSSTSHRATDSQFQHSTHSPHISSSVSPPISSTPSLSHVPSTAASGDDPHVSSSHVDSPPQIGSKDPTDGRIWIRPGPQKTFDPAIQPTREIAKIIKRKFVVSWANYGEMKGDDEYKVVNKLWFGEFERKYKWLPEHKEEIKKIFDHKASDVYSNTMYRVRKNIDPGDWIPIETRKILEEKWNDDKWKRKSQINTHNRRSSDGPLHTGGSIPTTEHYKRLKKSSDTNPTCWELFQKTHRVKGNPNKWVSSKSEMVANEYEKRIIERDSQEAPGDDVSSHQSDNIIFLDVVGGVDKKGRIYGLGPEAAKYKSSGSSISDGISLTEYEHMKTVISDLSVENNTLKEKLKTHEDLIRASQEDSRLLREQLFRFMESFSGGHQPHRSAQNPSPPTS; encoded by the exons ATGGAGGACAATGATAAAACGAAGGGTGGAGGAAGAGGTATTGGTAGGGGTATTTGTAAAGGTAAGAGAGGTAGGGCCACTACTACTTTGTCACAATCTATTAATGGCCAGCCTACAAATACTGAACTTCCTCATTCCACTTTTACCCCCCATCTTTCACCCGAGAGATTTAAGGGTACCACTATTTTGTCACAAACTATAAATAGGCAACCTACAAAGCAATCCACTCCTAACCCTCATGTTTCATCAGAAAAAGGTAGAGGTACGACTACTTTGTCACCATCTATTGTTGGCCAACCTACAAATTCTTCCACTTCTCAAAGAGCCACACATTCTCAATTTCAACACTCAACTCCTAGCCCTCATGTTTCATTTGAAAGAGGTAGAGGTACCACTACCTTGTCACCATCTATTGTTGGCCAACCTACAAATTCTTCCACATCTCATAGAGCCACAGATTCTCAATTTCAGCACTCCACCCATAGCCCTCATATTTCCTCCTCAGTTAGTCCACCTATTTCTTCTACACCTAGTCTGTCACATGTCCCATCAACTGCTGCATCCGGTGATGATCCACATGTATCATCATCCCATGTCGATTCACCTCCACAAATTGGAAGTAAGGACCCTACTGATGGACGGATTTGGATTCGTCCAGGTCCACAAAAGAC ATTTGACCCTGCAATTCAGCCTACGCGTGAGATTGCAAAAATTATCAAACGTAAGTTTGTAGTGTCTTGGGCAAACTATGGAGAAATGAAGGGCGACGATGAATATAAAGTTGTGAACAAATTGTGGTTTGGAGAGTTTGAG AGAAAGTACAAGTGGCTACCTGAACACAAGGAAGAAATTAAGAAGATATTTGATCATAAAGCCTCTGATGTATACTCAAACACAATGTATAGGGTGAGAAAGAATATTGATCCGGGTGATTGGATTCCTATTGAAACGCGCAAGATATTAGAAGAAAAATGGAATGATGATAAGTGGAAAAGAAAGTCACAAATTAACACTCATAATAGAAGATCTTCGGATGGCCCACTACACACTGGAGGATCAATTCCAACAACCGAGCACTATAAGAGACTA aaaaAATCCTCAGATACAAATCCAACTTGTTGGGAGTTATTTCAAAAGACACACAGAGTAAAGGGTAACCCAAACAAGTGGGTTTCTTCAAAATCAGAGATGGTTGCT AATGAGTATGAAAAAAGGATTATTGAGAGGGACTCACAAGAGGCACCTGGAGATGATGTTTCTAGTCATCAATCTGACAACATCATCTTCTTAGATGTTGTTGGAGGAGTGGACAAGAAAGGTCGTATATATGGTTTGGGACCAGAAGCAGCAAAGTACAAGTCATCTGGATCTTCCATATCTGACGGTATCTCACTAACTGAATATGAACACATGAAGACTGTTATTTCTGATTTGTCTGTTGAAAACAACACCCTTAAAGAGAAACTCAAGACTCATGAGGATTTAATTCGTGCATCACAAGAAGACTCACGTTTGCTTAGAGAACAATTATTCCGATTTATGGAAAGTTTTTCTGGAGGTCATCAACCTCACCGTTCGGCTCAAAATCCGTCTCCACCCACTTCTTGA